The genomic DNA TCCGGGCCGCCATCCGCCCCCTCACAAAGGAGAAGGTTCGTGCAGATCCGTATCCTGGTAGTCGATGACGAGCAGGACAACTGCGACTACCTCAAGCTTGTCCTGATGCGCGAGGGCTACGACGTCGTCACCACGACGGACCCCACCAAGACCGTGGAGATCCTCCGCAGCGCGGACTTCCACCTCGTCATCCTGGACATGATGATGCCCGTCATGTCCGGCACCGAGGTGCTGGAGCACATCCGCAAGTACGACACGGACGTCGCCGTCATCGTCGCCACCGCGTACCCCACGGTGGACACGGCCGTGGCCTCGCTGAAGAACCAGGCCAGCGACTACGTGAAGAAGCCCATGGAGCCGGAGCAGTTCCTCGGCGCCGTGCGCAACGCGCTCGCCAAGAAGGGCCTGTCCCAGGATCCCGAGGCGGATCTCCACCGCGCCATCGGCCGCACCATCCGCGACGCGCGCAAGACGCAGGATCTCACCCTCAAGCAGCTCGCGCGCCGCACCGGCCTGTCCGTGTCGCTGCTCTCGCAGATCGAGCGCGCCGAGTCCTCGGCGTCCATCTCGTCGCTCTACAAGATCGCCTCCGCGCTGCAACTGCGCATGGGCGAGCTGTTCGGCGACACCTGAGCCCGAGCGGGGCGGGGCAGCCCCCGCCTCAACGGCCGCGGAAACGGGGTGTGCGCTTCTCCAGGAAGGCCGCCCTGCCCTCGCGGGCATCCTCGCTCGCGAAGGCCCGTGCCCGCACCTCGCGCGACCAGGCCCGTTCCTCCTCGGACAGGGCAGGCCGCGTGAGCAACCGGAAGCTCTCCTTCATCCCCGCGATCGCCAGGGGCGCCTGCGCGGCGAGCGTCCGGCACAGCTCCATCGCCCGGGTCTCCGCATCCGGGAGGCACTCGTCCAACAAACCCCAGGCCAGCGCCTCCCTCGCGTCCAGCCGGCGCCCGGAGAGGAAGAGGATCTTCGCGCGCGCCACCCCCACCAGCCGGGCCACGCGCAACAAGCCATCCGGCGAGTAGACGATGCCCAGCCGCGCCGGGGGCATGCTGAAGAGCGCGTCCTCTCCGCCCACGCGGAAGTCACACGCCGCCGCCAGGTCGAAACCCGCGCCAAAAGCCGCTCCGCGCACCAGCGCGACCGTGGGCAGGGACAGCGCCTCCAGCCGTGCGAGGCATGCCATCAGCGCGTCATCCGGCAGCCGCTCCCCCGAGGGGACCGACAACAGGTTCAAGTCGAAGCCCGAGCAGAAAGTGCCTCCCTCTCCCCGGATGAGCACGGCACGGGCCTGGCCGGGCGCCGCGGCCAGCGCCGCGTCCAACCGGGCCACCTGATCGTCATCGAGCGCGTTGCGCCGGGCGGGATTGGACAGCGTCAGGACGAGCACTCCCTCGTCCTCGACGTCCACCCGAAGCGAGGAGGGCGGTATCGGATTCATGTCGCCCTACTCCAGTACCACGAGCACATCGCCTTCGTTGACCGACTGGGATTCCCGGCAACGAATCTCCCGCACGGTGCCCTCCACTTCCGTCTCCACCGGCATCTCCATCTTCATGGATTCGAGGATGACGAGCGTGTCCCCCGCGGAGACCCGCTGCCCGACCTGGACCTCGATCTTCCACACCGTCCCGGTGATGTGCGCCGCCACGTCCGCCATCGCTGTGCTCCTCCTTAGGAAGTGCCGCATGCACCCTCACGGCTTCGCGTGGTGCTCGAGAAACCGCGTGTTCAGCTCCCCCGCGCGGAAGACCGGGTCGCGCAGGATGCGCAGGTGCAACGGGATGTTCGTCTTGATGCCCTCGATCCGGAAGCCCTCCAGCGCGTGGATGGACCGCTCGATGGCCTCCGCGCGCGTGGCCCCGGAGACGATGAGCTTGGCGATCATCGGATCATAATGAGGCGTGACGAGGTCCCCCTCGGCATAGCCCGAGTCCAGGCGCACCCCCTCTCCCGAGGGGGGCTGGAACACCCGCAGCGGGCCCGGCGAGGGCAGGAAGCGCACCGGATCCTCCGCGTAGATGCGGAACTCGAGCGCCGCGCCCCGCCTCCGCACGTCCTCCTGCCGCACCGTGAGCCGCTCCCCCGCGGCGATGCGCAACTGCCAGGCGATGAGATCCAGCCCCGTGGTCAACTCCGTCACCGGGTGCTCCACCTGCAACCGGGCATTCATCTCGATGAAGTAGAAGCCCCCTTCCGCACAGAGGAACTCCACCGTGCCCGCGTTGGCGTAGCCGAAGGCACGCGCCGCG from Melittangium boletus DSM 14713 includes the following:
- a CDS encoding response regulator — protein: MQIRILVVDDEQDNCDYLKLVLMREGYDVVTTTDPTKTVEILRSADFHLVILDMMMPVMSGTEVLEHIRKYDTDVAVIVATAYPTVDTAVASLKNQASDYVKKPMEPEQFLGAVRNALAKKGLSQDPEADLHRAIGRTIRDARKTQDLTLKQLARRTGLSVSLLSQIERAESSASISSLYKIASALQLRMGELFGDT
- a CDS encoding enoyl-CoA hydratase/isomerase family protein → MNPIPPSSLRVDVEDEGVLVLTLSNPARRNALDDDQVARLDAALAAAPGQARAVLIRGEGGTFCSGFDLNLLSVPSGERLPDDALMACLARLEALSLPTVALVRGAAFGAGFDLAAACDFRVGGEDALFSMPPARLGIVYSPDGLLRVARLVGVARAKILFLSGRRLDAREALAWGLLDECLPDAETRAMELCRTLAAQAPLAIAGMKESFRLLTRPALSEEERAWSREVRARAFASEDAREGRAAFLEKRTPRFRGR
- a CDS encoding biotin/lipoyl-binding carrier protein, producing the protein MADVAAHITGTVWKIEVQVGQRVSAGDTLVILESMKMEMPVETEVEGTVREIRCRESQSVNEGDVLVVLE